Proteins found in one Streptomyces sp. NBC_00461 genomic segment:
- a CDS encoding NACHT domain-containing protein, protein MPGPLRYADAVQLLGGNGPALDALDRVLGGALTTAVGPAPELILSLFGADAQLAALSRSLVSRAAERIQGLGRFERTERLAAAHAVIVVAAYGDAMAQAQLPFEVRELATTRTDSVRLATGDAPESRRLAAVADHLLGSHLPLPSPHEPYETTLTALRGFYASMSGHMEAYVSGLAVWDRLTTEACEEVRATLHDHVPDIALTFYEEMFRQLAVDFPDVGIWADRVDHRATRFAVRRLEETVTRLADGDLPAGRLTALRRAGALLLDGPILGAEETAAGMAIPSLREAYVSADFRVAGFGKADRLTSEAWWRQHEVRGGLDTFLEGFLTAPKAVEVPILLLGLPGSGKSLLTKVLAARLPTEDFLVVRVPLRDVPADTGVQDQIEAAIRQATGERTMDWADVVRAAGHALPVVLLDGFDELLQATGLHQSDYLERVGVFQEREAALGRPLAIVVTSRTVVADRARLTPGGIAIRLESFSATQTGQWLELWNRKNAAYFSRHGLRPLTPEQALAQPDLASQPLLLLMLALYDAQDNLYQREAGTLAGYELYERLLARFALREVLKHDARLTDEDMAQAIEYELLRLSVAAFGMFNRRQQWVTEDELESDLQELLPQQTSLPTGLRATLSGAQTTIGRFFFIHRAEAFRDGVRLHSYEFLHATFGEFFVARLVAHELQDLLAAERAETQRARRSRTDDSFLYALLSFAACAGRGPVVAFLTEALRPLPTRNREELSQLLLRLFHDSLDDRPVSSYASYQPRRHPAPAAPAFYRANLLLLLLIVAEEAVSGRELFPTDPDPVSAWRGTMLLLESQLHAEEWRALADRLRLQRVWDGERRAITIGLGENPEDPHAVNPHWTHGHGSEEQRRYIGWQTASPDTVTRDAHLRCDTGTDALLHLAQGLEELDLELALTGYGVLPDGEAVSGARLLFRLWSAGGHFSPVHRDAVRAALLCFDPDATDFIKRYLAVVLHQWELAGHPVPEDWVDRAHNLIDAHSDNAGYDPLLDELPHPPENATPTP, encoded by the coding sequence ATGCCAGGACCATTGCGCTACGCCGATGCTGTTCAACTGCTCGGAGGGAACGGACCGGCTCTTGACGCGCTGGACCGGGTTTTGGGCGGTGCCCTCACGACCGCCGTCGGACCCGCGCCGGAATTGATCCTCTCGCTCTTCGGGGCCGATGCCCAACTGGCCGCTCTCAGCCGCTCGTTGGTTTCGAGGGCCGCCGAACGGATTCAGGGCCTGGGCCGGTTCGAGCGCACCGAGCGCTTGGCCGCCGCCCACGCGGTGATCGTGGTGGCCGCCTACGGTGACGCGATGGCGCAGGCACAACTGCCCTTCGAGGTGCGAGAACTGGCCACGACCCGGACCGATTCAGTGCGGCTCGCCACCGGTGACGCCCCTGAGTCTCGCCGTCTTGCCGCTGTCGCCGATCACCTCTTGGGTTCGCATCTGCCCCTGCCCTCGCCGCACGAGCCGTACGAGACGACTCTGACCGCGCTGCGTGGCTTCTATGCCTCCATGTCCGGGCACATGGAGGCATACGTGTCTGGGCTGGCGGTTTGGGACCGGCTGACCACAGAAGCGTGCGAGGAGGTGCGAGCGACCCTCCACGATCACGTCCCAGACATCGCCCTGACTTTCTACGAGGAGATGTTCCGCCAACTGGCCGTGGATTTCCCGGACGTGGGGATCTGGGCCGACAGGGTTGACCACCGGGCGACCCGCTTCGCGGTCCGCCGTCTGGAGGAGACGGTCACGCGGCTCGCGGACGGAGATCTTCCGGCCGGCCGACTGACCGCACTGCGCCGCGCCGGGGCCCTGCTGCTCGACGGGCCGATCCTGGGCGCGGAGGAGACCGCCGCGGGGATGGCGATCCCAAGCCTGCGCGAGGCGTACGTGAGCGCGGACTTCCGGGTGGCGGGGTTCGGCAAGGCGGACCGGCTGACCAGCGAGGCATGGTGGCGGCAGCACGAGGTGCGCGGTGGCCTGGACACGTTTCTGGAGGGTTTCCTGACCGCGCCCAAGGCGGTTGAGGTGCCGATCCTGCTGCTGGGACTTCCCGGCTCCGGCAAGTCGCTCCTGACCAAGGTGCTCGCGGCCCGGCTTCCTACCGAGGACTTCCTGGTCGTGCGGGTCCCGCTGCGGGACGTGCCCGCTGACACAGGCGTACAGGACCAGATCGAGGCGGCGATCCGGCAGGCTACTGGCGAGCGAACCATGGACTGGGCGGACGTCGTCCGCGCGGCCGGCCATGCCCTGCCCGTCGTCCTCCTCGACGGATTCGACGAGCTGCTCCAGGCGACCGGGCTGCACCAGTCCGACTACCTGGAACGGGTGGGGGTCTTCCAGGAGCGCGAAGCCGCGCTCGGCCGACCGCTCGCCATCGTGGTGACCAGCCGCACCGTCGTCGCGGACCGGGCCCGGCTGACGCCCGGCGGGATCGCTATCCGGCTCGAATCCTTCAGCGCTACGCAGACCGGACAGTGGCTGGAGCTGTGGAACCGCAAGAACGCCGCCTACTTCAGCCGCCACGGCCTGCGCCCGCTCACCCCCGAGCAGGCCCTTGCCCAGCCCGACCTCGCGAGCCAGCCTCTCCTGCTGCTGATGCTGGCCCTGTACGACGCCCAGGACAACCTCTACCAGCGCGAGGCGGGCACGCTCGCCGGGTACGAGTTGTACGAGCGGCTGCTCGCCCGGTTCGCACTCCGGGAAGTACTCAAGCACGACGCGCGGCTGACCGACGAGGACATGGCGCAGGCGATCGAGTACGAGCTGCTGCGGCTGTCGGTAGCCGCCTTCGGGATGTTCAACCGGCGCCAGCAGTGGGTCACCGAAGACGAGCTGGAGTCCGACTTGCAGGAGCTGCTGCCTCAGCAGACATCCCTGCCTACGGGGCTGCGGGCAACGCTGAGCGGGGCACAAACGACCATCGGCCGGTTCTTCTTCATCCACCGCGCGGAAGCATTTCGTGACGGCGTGCGGCTGCACTCGTACGAATTTCTGCACGCGACCTTCGGCGAGTTCTTTGTCGCCCGGCTTGTCGCACACGAACTTCAGGACCTGCTGGCGGCCGAGCGGGCGGAGACCCAGCGGGCCCGGCGCTCCCGTACCGATGACTCGTTCCTGTACGCGCTGCTGTCGTTCGCCGCGTGCGCGGGGCGCGGGCCGGTGGTGGCGTTCCTGACAGAGGCGCTGCGCCCGCTGCCGACGCGGAACCGCGAGGAGCTGAGCCAGTTGCTCCTGAGACTGTTCCACGATTCCCTGGATGATCGCCCCGTCTCTTCCTACGCCTCCTACCAGCCGCGCCGGCACCCTGCTCCGGCCGCTCCCGCCTTCTACCGCGCGAACTTGTTGCTGCTTCTGCTGATAGTGGCGGAGGAGGCGGTGTCAGGACGAGAGCTGTTCCCCACAGACCCCGACCCGGTCAGCGCATGGCGGGGCACGATGCTGCTGCTGGAGTCACAGCTGCACGCGGAGGAGTGGCGGGCCCTGGCGGACCGGCTGCGGCTGCAGCGGGTGTGGGACGGGGAGAGGCGCGCCATCACAATCGGGCTGGGAGAGAACCCGGAGGATCCCCACGCGGTGAACCCACACTGGACCCACGGCCACGGCAGTGAGGAACAGCGCCGCTACATCGGCTGGCAGACCGCCAGCCCCGATACGGTGACGCGAGACGCCCACCTGCGGTGCGACACAGGAACCGACGCACTGCTGCACCTGGCCCAGGGTCTGGAAGAGCTCGACCTCGAACTGGCGCTCACCGGCTACGGGGTACTGCCCGACGGAGAGGCGGTATCCGGCGCCCGGCTGCTCTTCCGGTTGTGGAGCGCGGGCGGCCACTTCTCGCCCGTGCACCGGGACGCCGTGCGCGCGGCGCTGCTCTGCTTCGACCCGGACGCGACGGACTTCATCAAACGCTATCTGGCCGTGGTGCTGCACCAATGGGAGCTGGCCGGACATCCCGTACCGGAAGACTGGGTGGATCGGGCGCACAACCTGATCGACGCGCACTCGGACAACGCGGGGTACGACCCTCTGCTCGACGAACTGCCACACCCACCTGAGAACGCGACACCAACCCCATGA
- a CDS encoding recombinase family protein, whose product MPKYFAYVRKSTESKERQILSLPGQIRRIQDSFPDLDITFLPAESKSAFKPYVRPIFEDMIARIKAGEADGIVAWHPNRLSRNEIDAATISYMLRTGELANLKFTAYNFENSIEGLMALQGLMSHSQYESGKLQQICKQGMADKAELGHFPAQAPPGYLNSGPAVNKGERFVYADKKRLPLVERALRLALTGDYTVAEIRRTINSWGFTGRKGRPLSYNQVSDMLRSIFYTGYFKWNGRIYHNKGTYPAVITLDEHRRLLDIMARHSQGKYRRYTKRSYVNYTGLLRCLTCGGAVVVTEKWKHYSGTNRDALYLYYHCTHKKRSTECHEPAVTNAGLVSSFEEEVEKYRLIPEFRDVALEILEDRYVGKVGEVEAVKASQRRELERMRGRIQRLIDMRADGEITSEEFMARKDEYQTSMESLQKRMETGDIAVRGQVLKAAMGLFEDLTQLDDTFRRATPAVKRRMLLTLGSNLLLHDRKVVLQAKKWYHKIREGYSPEEAIYLQARTSEKGSTEQRPGSLALMIPNWWTTVNVVADLIEAEISSGGSIPRLIEDDHPDFGNVT is encoded by the coding sequence GTGCCAAAATATTTTGCCTATGTTCGCAAGTCCACCGAGTCCAAGGAGCGGCAGATCCTATCCCTTCCGGGGCAGATTAGGCGCATCCAGGATTCGTTTCCCGATCTGGACATTACTTTTCTTCCCGCAGAGAGTAAGAGTGCGTTCAAACCTTACGTCCGGCCGATCTTTGAGGACATGATTGCCCGCATTAAGGCGGGTGAAGCCGATGGCATCGTAGCCTGGCACCCAAATCGTCTCTCTCGAAACGAAATCGACGCTGCGACCATTAGTTACATGTTGCGGACCGGAGAGTTGGCAAACCTTAAGTTCACCGCCTACAACTTTGAAAACTCCATCGAGGGGCTGATGGCACTGCAGGGCCTCATGTCCCACTCTCAGTATGAATCTGGCAAACTTCAGCAGATTTGTAAACAAGGTATGGCGGACAAAGCTGAGCTAGGGCATTTTCCGGCCCAAGCGCCTCCCGGATACCTCAATTCAGGACCAGCAGTCAACAAGGGAGAGAGGTTCGTCTATGCCGATAAGAAACGGCTGCCTCTAGTGGAGCGTGCTCTGAGGCTCGCGTTAACCGGCGACTATACAGTTGCCGAGATTCGGCGAACCATCAACAGTTGGGGCTTCACTGGACGCAAGGGCCGACCACTGAGCTACAACCAGGTCAGCGATATGCTCAGGAGTATCTTTTACACAGGATATTTCAAGTGGAACGGCCGAATTTACCACAACAAGGGTACGTATCCTGCTGTCATCACTCTCGATGAGCACAGGCGCTTGCTGGACATCATGGCGAGGCACAGCCAAGGAAAATACCGCCGTTACACGAAACGCAGCTACGTCAACTATACGGGCCTCTTACGTTGTCTTACTTGTGGCGGTGCGGTTGTTGTCACTGAGAAGTGGAAGCACTACAGCGGGACGAATCGAGATGCCCTGTATCTGTACTACCACTGTACTCACAAGAAGAGGTCTACTGAATGTCATGAACCCGCCGTCACTAACGCGGGTCTCGTTTCCTCCTTTGAGGAAGAGGTCGAAAAATACCGGCTCATACCTGAGTTTCGTGACGTAGCCCTCGAAATTCTAGAGGATCGCTATGTTGGGAAGGTGGGCGAGGTTGAAGCTGTCAAGGCTTCACAACGGCGGGAGCTAGAGAGGATGAGAGGCAGAATACAGCGACTTATTGACATGAGAGCCGACGGGGAGATTACCTCTGAGGAGTTCATGGCTCGAAAGGATGAGTACCAGACTTCGATGGAAAGCTTACAGAAGCGTATGGAGACTGGGGATATTGCCGTTCGAGGTCAAGTTCTTAAGGCCGCCATGGGGCTGTTCGAAGATCTTACTCAACTTGACGATACGTTCCGTCGTGCGACCCCAGCCGTGAAAAGGCGTATGCTGCTCACCCTTGGCTCGAACCTCTTGCTGCATGACAGAAAAGTGGTTCTGCAAGCTAAAAAGTGGTACCACAAGATCCGGGAAGGCTACTCACCCGAGGAAGCTATATATCTTCAGGCTAGAACCTCTGAAAAAGGCTCTACAGAGCAAAGACCTGGCTCTTTGGCGTTGATGATTCCAAATTGGTGGACCACAGTCAACGTTGTGGCAGACCTTATCGAGGCGGAGATTTCTTCGGGCGGCTCCATTCCTCGGCTCATAGAGGATGATCATCCCGATTTTGGCAATGTCACTTAG
- a CDS encoding DUF932 domain-containing protein, with product MPANVESMFSVREMPWHREGLVLDQHPTTWDEARQLAGLTWDPITEAVYELRGIDEAGQPLYEPIKGWQRIARSDTSATLWINRDSYAVIDHGEMGEIVEAVLAQPNVTWETAGVLDEGRSVWCLALLDEPIVLPGDDTVTLPYLGITNRHGLPGGCTARATAVRIVCGNTFRAAELEGDRTGTTFSFVHKHGWRNRVDEARDAVTGARREMRAYEELARELLTLPISTRQRELFVREFIPMPPAGLVTDRVANNVEEARQAVRAILASPTAAPIAHTAYGLVQAAGEYLDHVRRSRTWETKLNRTLIKPEPLKARALKLARELVAA from the coding sequence ATGCCTGCCAACGTCGAGTCGATGTTCTCCGTCAGGGAGATGCCCTGGCACCGCGAGGGCCTGGTCCTCGACCAGCACCCCACAACCTGGGACGAGGCACGGCAACTCGCCGGCCTCACCTGGGACCCCATCACCGAGGCCGTCTATGAGCTCCGCGGCATCGACGAAGCCGGCCAACCGCTGTACGAGCCCATCAAGGGCTGGCAGCGCATAGCCCGCTCCGACACCAGCGCCACCCTGTGGATCAACCGGGACTCCTACGCCGTCATCGATCACGGGGAGATGGGCGAGATTGTCGAAGCCGTTCTGGCCCAGCCGAACGTCACCTGGGAAACTGCGGGCGTTCTCGACGAAGGCCGCTCCGTCTGGTGCCTGGCCCTGCTGGACGAGCCCATAGTCCTGCCCGGCGACGACACCGTCACACTGCCGTACCTCGGCATCACCAACCGGCACGGACTACCCGGAGGCTGCACGGCCCGCGCGACCGCCGTGCGCATCGTTTGTGGCAACACCTTCCGCGCCGCCGAACTGGAAGGCGACCGCACCGGCACCACCTTCTCGTTCGTGCACAAGCACGGCTGGCGCAACCGCGTCGACGAAGCCCGCGACGCCGTCACTGGCGCACGCCGCGAGATGAGGGCCTACGAGGAACTGGCCCGCGAACTGCTGACGCTGCCCATCTCTACCCGGCAACGTGAGCTGTTCGTCAGGGAGTTCATTCCCATGCCGCCCGCCGGCCTCGTCACGGATCGAGTTGCCAACAACGTCGAGGAAGCCCGCCAGGCCGTCCGCGCCATCCTGGCTTCCCCGACTGCCGCTCCCATCGCCCACACTGCCTACGGGCTCGTACAGGCCGCAGGAGAGTACCTGGACCACGTCCGACGTTCCCGCACCTGGGAAACCAAACTCAATCGGACGCTCATCAAGCCGGAGCCGCTGAAAGCCCGCGCCCTGAAACTGGCACGGGAGCTGGTGGCTGCCTGA
- a CDS encoding trypco2 family protein, with the protein MAKSAGDIPLADWLTALRAELRAAQEAAEDESLKFELGPIDLEFDVCTTREVDGRAGLRFWVTEAGTGVRRSSARTQRVRMTLLPQEGTLVRYPDAEESL; encoded by the coding sequence GTGGCCAAGAGCGCGGGGGACATACCACTCGCGGACTGGCTGACGGCCCTGCGTGCTGAGCTGCGTGCGGCTCAGGAGGCGGCCGAGGACGAGTCCTTGAAGTTCGAGTTGGGGCCGATTGACCTTGAGTTTGACGTCTGCACCACGCGTGAGGTCGACGGCAGGGCCGGGCTGCGGTTCTGGGTGACGGAAGCGGGGACGGGTGTCAGGAGGAGTTCTGCGCGCACCCAGCGGGTTCGTATGACGTTGCTGCCTCAGGAGGGGACTCTCGTGCGGTACCCCGACGCCGAGGAGAGCCTCTGA
- a CDS encoding PP2C family protein-serine/threonine phosphatase — translation MDEESVDRSEGFGERLLGVLLDRARVLPPQLIAPLIAEEVARIGGRDVSILLQDYAQELLVPLPGRKLHVGQPEPVVDSPAGRAFQRAEAVEVPQAGGVRMYLPLLDGSDQVGVIALTLDTVGDDDRRLLRRFAGLVADMLVTKNAYTDQFFLARRREPMSVSAEIQWGLLPPLTMTVPQVEVAGILEPAYRVAGDSFDYALNDNILHMAVIDAMGHDLDAAAMATIAIGAYRHARRVFVSLAEKYAFMDSAISRQFGADHFVTAQLMHLNIATGEMELVNAGHPAPLLIRDGQVVRQLETATTLPVGFGGETPRVREHTLQRGDRVLCYTDGIIEERVDGGEPFGEDRLIRCVNRLGQEPSEGMRADLRRLSHTLKKQRGGRTSDDATLFMIEWHGGAADHLVVLD, via the coding sequence ATGGACGAGGAGAGCGTGGACCGGTCGGAGGGTTTCGGGGAGCGGCTGCTCGGTGTGCTGCTGGACAGAGCGCGGGTGTTGCCGCCGCAGCTGATCGCCCCGCTCATCGCGGAGGAGGTGGCCAGGATCGGCGGCCGTGACGTGTCCATCCTGCTCCAGGACTATGCGCAGGAGCTGCTGGTGCCGCTGCCGGGCAGGAAGCTGCACGTGGGCCAGCCCGAGCCAGTGGTCGACTCGCCCGCTGGCCGGGCCTTCCAGCGAGCGGAGGCCGTCGAGGTGCCACAGGCCGGCGGCGTGCGAATGTATCTGCCCCTGCTGGACGGAAGCGATCAGGTAGGCGTCATCGCCCTGACGCTGGACACGGTCGGCGACGATGACCGGCGCCTGCTACGCCGGTTCGCCGGACTGGTCGCCGACATGTTGGTCACCAAGAACGCCTACACCGATCAGTTCTTTCTGGCCCGGCGTCGGGAGCCGATGAGCGTGTCCGCGGAGATCCAGTGGGGCCTGCTGCCGCCGCTGACGATGACCGTGCCGCAGGTCGAGGTGGCAGGCATCCTGGAGCCCGCCTACCGCGTCGCCGGTGACAGCTTCGACTACGCCCTCAACGACAACATCCTGCACATGGCCGTGATCGATGCGATGGGCCACGACCTGGATGCCGCCGCGATGGCGACCATCGCCATCGGCGCCTACCGCCATGCCCGGCGCGTGTTCGTCAGCCTGGCCGAGAAGTACGCGTTCATGGACAGTGCCATCTCCCGGCAGTTCGGCGCCGACCACTTCGTCACAGCGCAGCTGATGCACCTGAACATCGCTACCGGTGAGATGGAGCTGGTCAACGCGGGCCACCCGGCGCCCCTGCTGATCCGCGACGGCCAGGTCGTGCGGCAGTTGGAGACCGCGACGACGCTGCCCGTCGGCTTCGGAGGTGAGACGCCCCGCGTCAGAGAGCACACGCTCCAGCGGGGCGACCGGGTGCTGTGCTACACCGACGGCATCATCGAGGAGCGCGTCGACGGCGGGGAGCCGTTCGGTGAGGATCGCCTCATCCGCTGCGTCAACCGCCTGGGGCAGGAGCCGTCAGAGGGGATGCGGGCGGACCTGCGCCGGCTCTCCCACACGCTGAAGAAACAACGGGGCGGGCGCACTAGCGACGACGCCACCCTCTTCATGATCGAGTGGCACGGAGGCGCCGCCGACCATCTCGTAGTCCTTGACTGA
- a CDS encoding FAD-binding oxidoreductase — protein sequence MGGFNASILDGLREALRGPVLAPQDPGYDEARSIYNAMIDRRPAAIAQCVDAADVKATIAFAQDTGAELAVRGGGHSGPGLCLVDGGLVLDLSPMRWVRVDPATSSAQVGGGSQLGDVDHATHAFGLGMPAGIMSTTGVGGLTLGGGHGHLTRKYGLTIDNLLAADVVLADGRFITTSEKDYPDLFWALRGGGGNFGVVTSFTYRLHPVHTVGVAVTVWPIDRTAEVLRWYREFLPGADEDLNGFFAVLVVPPGPPFPEPIHGQKMCAVVWCYTGDLDANRLEEVLAVVNEPAPPAFHFATPMPYPALQTMFDELIPKGLQWYWRGDFFDAISDEAIEVFQQYGENIPTDLSTMHLYPVDGAAHRVSADDTAWAYRDAVWSGVIGGIDPDPANADLIRQWCVDFWNDLHPHSMGGSYINFLGEQEGPERVRTTYRGHYDQLSSIKSTYDPDNFFRANQNIPPSAGQRGAASQTA from the coding sequence ATGGGCGGTTTCAATGCATCGATTCTTGACGGGCTTCGCGAGGCGCTGCGGGGTCCCGTCCTCGCTCCCCAGGATCCGGGCTACGACGAGGCCCGCAGCATCTACAACGCCATGATCGACCGACGTCCCGCCGCCATCGCGCAGTGCGTCGACGCCGCGGACGTGAAGGCCACGATCGCCTTCGCCCAGGACACCGGGGCGGAACTCGCCGTGCGCGGCGGCGGCCACAGCGGGCCGGGCCTGTGCCTGGTGGACGGCGGACTCGTGCTCGACCTGTCGCCCATGCGTTGGGTGCGCGTGGACCCGGCGACGAGCAGCGCACAGGTGGGCGGCGGCAGCCAGCTGGGGGACGTGGACCACGCGACCCACGCCTTCGGCCTCGGCATGCCGGCCGGAATCATGTCGACCACCGGCGTCGGAGGTCTGACACTGGGTGGCGGCCACGGCCACCTGACCCGCAAGTACGGGCTCACCATCGACAACCTGCTGGCCGCCGACGTGGTCCTGGCCGACGGGAGGTTCATCACCACGTCGGAGAAGGACTACCCGGACCTGTTCTGGGCGCTGCGGGGCGGTGGTGGGAACTTCGGTGTGGTCACGTCCTTTACGTACCGGCTGCACCCTGTGCATACGGTCGGGGTCGCGGTGACGGTGTGGCCGATCGACCGGACGGCGGAGGTGCTGCGGTGGTACCGGGAGTTCCTGCCTGGCGCGGACGAGGACCTCAACGGCTTCTTCGCGGTGCTGGTCGTGCCGCCCGGGCCGCCGTTCCCGGAGCCGATCCACGGGCAGAAGATGTGCGCCGTGGTGTGGTGCTACACCGGCGACCTGGACGCCAACCGCCTCGAAGAGGTACTGGCCGTCGTCAACGAACCGGCTCCGCCCGCCTTCCACTTCGCCACCCCCATGCCGTACCCCGCCCTGCAGACCATGTTCGACGAACTGATCCCCAAGGGGCTGCAGTGGTACTGGCGCGGCGACTTCTTCGACGCCATCTCCGACGAGGCGATCGAGGTGTTCCAGCAGTACGGCGAGAACATCCCCACCGACCTGTCGACGATGCACCTGTACCCGGTGGACGGGGCCGCCCACCGGGTGAGTGCCGACGACACCGCCTGGGCCTACCGCGACGCCGTCTGGTCCGGCGTGATCGGCGGAATCGACCCCGACCCCGCGAACGCCGATCTGATCCGGCAGTGGTGCGTCGACTTCTGGAACGACCTCCACCCGCACTCCATGGGCGGCTCCTACATCAACTTCCTGGGCGAGCAGGAAGGCCCTGAGCGGGTGCGGACCACCTACCGCGGGCACTACGACCAACTCTCCTCGATCAAGAGCACCTACGACCCGGACAACTTCTTCCGCGCCAACCAGAACATCCCGCCATCAGCCGGGCAACGCGGCGCAGCGTCACAGACGGCCTGA
- a CDS encoding acyl-CoA carboxylase subunit epsilon, translating into MSTPCGNLLRVEKGHAEAEELAAIVAVLMARAATLPSAAPTRRGRSRAGWCRLERTPGFRAPHSWQD; encoded by the coding sequence ATGAGCACTCCTTGCGGAAACCTGCTCCGCGTCGAGAAGGGTCATGCCGAGGCCGAGGAGCTGGCCGCCATCGTCGCGGTCCTGATGGCCCGTGCTGCCACCCTGCCCTCAGCCGCCCCGACCCGCCGCGGCCGCTCCAGGGCCGGCTGGTGTCGTCTTGAGCGCACCCCGGGCTTCCGCGCCCCGCACAGCTGGCAGGACTGA
- a CDS encoding pentapeptide repeat-containing protein, with the protein MTFEDAVDFRSVTFEGDADFRSVTFKGTANFVLATFGGAAWFGSATFEANAWFELTTFRGAAGFAAAIFKGDAAFVSPAFEDVASFEWATFEGYTDFRSAIFRGDARFTSVTFTGDARFRSVFFKDAAFKSAVFEGNARFRSAVFEGNARFGSATFKADADFRAAVFKGNVRFTSTVFKRSAGLGPLVCAGQVTLSGAVFSSPVTITIAARRLECWRTHWSSTAVLQLRYATVDFAHSVFEHPLTIAAEPGLFRLSDGMLVDEQVLSSEPDATVWMASLRGVDAAHLVLADVDLSRCLFTGTVHLDQLRLEGICLFEVIPPGTHWRRGRPVWFTQRRTLAEEHHWRASRPTAIRGWNTAVFGVGHVEPGQVAPVYRALRKSFEDSKNEPGAADFYYGEMEMRRHDSATPCAERGLLVAYWALSGYGLRATRALVWLLLAMTATLLAMMLWGLPADDPKSVSTGKVTGQEIRLITDTPGSTNPTSPLHERISSGRFEKSLRVVINSVVFHSSGQDLTTAGAYITVLSRLTEPVLLGLVVLAVRSRVKR; encoded by the coding sequence GTGACTTTCGAGGATGCCGTCGACTTCCGGTCGGTGACCTTCGAGGGCGATGCCGACTTCCGGTCGGTAACCTTCAAGGGCACCGCTAATTTCGTTTTGGCGACCTTTGGGGGCGCCGCCTGGTTCGGGTCGGCAACCTTCGAGGCCAACGCCTGGTTCGAGTTGACCACTTTCAGGGGAGCCGCTGGGTTCGCGGCGGCGATCTTCAAAGGAGACGCCGCGTTTGTATCGCCGGCCTTCGAAGACGTTGCCTCGTTCGAGTGGGCGACCTTCGAGGGCTACACAGACTTCAGGTCGGCGATCTTCAGAGGCGACGCCCGGTTCACGTCGGTCACCTTCACGGGCGACGCCCGGTTCAGGTCAGTGTTCTTCAAAGATGCTGCCTTCAAGTCCGCGGTCTTCGAGGGAAACGCCCGGTTCAGGTCGGCAGTCTTCGAGGGCAACGCTCGATTCGGATCAGCGACCTTCAAGGCCGATGCCGACTTTCGAGCGGCAGTCTTCAAGGGCAACGTCCGGTTCACGTCAACGGTTTTCAAACGGTCGGCTGGTCTGGGACCGCTGGTGTGCGCAGGGCAGGTGACGCTGTCCGGGGCAGTGTTCAGCAGTCCTGTAACCATCACGATCGCCGCGAGACGTCTGGAGTGTTGGCGGACGCATTGGTCGTCAACGGCCGTGTTGCAGCTGCGGTACGCCACAGTCGACTTCGCCCACTCGGTCTTCGAACACCCGCTCACGATCGCTGCGGAACCCGGCCTCTTCCGTCTCTCTGACGGAATGTTGGTGGATGAACAGGTTCTCTCTAGCGAGCCCGATGCCACGGTTTGGATGGCCTCGCTTCGAGGCGTGGATGCTGCACATCTCGTCCTCGCGGACGTCGACCTGTCGCGCTGTCTGTTCACCGGCACCGTTCACCTGGATCAGCTGCGGTTGGAAGGTATCTGCTTGTTCGAAGTGATTCCGCCCGGTACGCACTGGCGACGCGGGCGCCCAGTGTGGTTCACACAGCGCCGCACCCTGGCCGAGGAGCATCATTGGCGAGCGAGCCGTCCAACAGCGATCCGGGGATGGAACACGGCCGTGTTCGGCGTCGGACACGTCGAGCCTGGGCAAGTAGCGCCGGTGTACCGGGCGTTGCGCAAATCCTTCGAAGACAGCAAGAACGAGCCGGGGGCCGCCGACTTCTACTACGGCGAGATGGAGATGCGCCGCCATGACTCCGCTACCCCCTGCGCCGAACGTGGCCTGCTCGTGGCCTACTGGGCGTTGTCCGGCTACGGGTTAAGGGCCACCCGCGCTCTGGTGTGGCTGCTATTGGCCATGACCGCAACGTTGCTGGCGATGATGCTGTGGGGCCTTCCCGCCGACGACCCGAAGTCGGTCTCAACCGGGAAGGTGACCGGCCAGGAGATCCGGCTCATCACCGACACCCCCGGCTCAACCAACCCCACCAGCCCGCTACACGAGCGAATATCGAGCGGGCGGTTCGAGAAGAGCCTGCGCGTGGTGATCAACTCGGTCGTCTTCCATTCATCCGGCCAGGACCTCACCACCGCCGGCGCCTACATCACAGTGCTCTCCCGGCTGACGGAGCCAGTCCTCCTCGGTCTGGTAGTCCTCGCGGTCCGCAGCCGGGTGAAGCGGTAG